Proteins from one Acropora muricata isolate sample 2 chromosome 9, ASM3666990v1, whole genome shotgun sequence genomic window:
- the LOC136929830 gene encoding uncharacterized protein yields MIMAIISHALTSGLVILVGLAISCCKGRVCDADRNTNGCSTPMGINAPYKREFTPACDKHDICYGCGHHYNWSRADCDKALLSDMLGACHSRVRRRRRRSVADALLDIWYFFQGLNKAERRCELAAETYFTIVRTFGASHFEKKDHAYCTSTCADEHGSPFKSLS; encoded by the exons ATGATAATGGCGATCATTTCTCATGCACTGACTTCTGGTCTCGTTATTCTTGTCGGCTTGGCAATAAGTTGCTGCAAAGGTCGAGTATGTGATGCGGATCGTAACACAAACGGATGCAGTACGCCGATGGGAATAAATGCCCCTTATAAACGCGAGTTTACACCAGCCTGCGATAAACATGATATCTGCTACGGCTGC GGTCATCATTACAATTGGAGTCGTGCGGATTGTGACAAGGCGCTGTTAAGCGACATGCTTGGGGCCTGCCATTCTCGtgttagaagaagaagaagaaggagtgTCGCTGACGCCTTACTGGAcatttggtatttttttcaaGGCCTTAACAAGGCAGAGAGAAGATGCGAACTAGCTGCAGAGACGTATTTCACGATTGTACGGACCTTTGGTGCTtctcattttgaaaaaaaggacCACGCTTACTGTACCAGCACATGCGCAGATGAGCACGGAAGTCCTTTCAAAAGTCTATCTTGA
- the LOC136929827 gene encoding DENN domain-containing protein 11-like, which translates to MADDSRLVEFEEVPDVSYDPRQHIPCFPLKDESVTTGGNFSLLPETGEISREPDASVPDLIIAVFVVQFDTRRGNEVEWKYPESTDLVGVEFKALASGSHVITKDFIYFKTSGGLYGLSCYERIAVDNVAERGARMKSVGILCAKYTSLHEHMAFLEEEVRRQLEHPGHYEDLENYYHSYKNCVLRNNYIPSPINERAPGLEEVPALKITHPAGCFPQFIKFFGEQIFVLWKFVLLQKRILFFSPPPVGVACYRVYCACLLASHGIPFGFETGSNPLFFTNVCDLTALKDEHKYIACTTEKIFEHKLEVYDVYVDNQNIKCKPHLSWIAHFNNADRDRLDELESFRKQELYMGGYVTDDEKMYTKFFVNLNNTIFQTLFEVASTEDRCLTAEHIRSIGLDPKADLRFLLDLVDLYGINVFIPEPKCCPFYP; encoded by the exons ATGGCGGATGACTCACGCCTTGTCGAATTTGAAGAAGTACCTGACGTTTCCTACGATCCGAGACAACATATTCCTTGCTTTCCCCTTAAAGATGAATCTGTAACCACTGGTGGAAATTTTTCATTGCTTCCTGAGACTGGTGAAATTTCGAGGGAACCAGACGCATCTGTTCCTGATCTTATTATTGCGGTTTTTGTTGTGCAGTTCGACACACGAAGGG GAAATGAAGTGGAATGGAAGTATCCAGAATCAACAGATTTGGTCGGTGTAGAATTCAAAGCACTTGCCAGTGGTTCACATGTTATTACAAAAGACTTCAT ATATTTCAAGACATCAGGAGGTCTTTATGGACTAAGTTGTTATGAAAGAATAGCAGTGGACAATGTGGCAGAAAGAGGTGCCAGGATGAAGTCTGTGGGAATTCTGTGTGCCAAGTACACATCTCTTCATGAACACATGGCCTTCCTTGAAGAAGAAGTCAG GAGACAGCTAGAACACCCTGGACATTATGAGGACTTGGAAAACTATTATCACAGCTACAAGAACTGTGTTCTCAGAAATAATTACATTCCTTCTCCAATCAATGAAAGAGCACCAGGGCTAGAGGAGGTGCCAGCACTAAAG ATCACTCATCCAGCTGGGTGTTTCCCACAGTTTATCAAGTTCTTTGGTGAACAGATCTTTGTTCTTTGGAAATTTGTGCTTCTACAAAAGagaattcttttcttttccccTCCACCAGTAGGTGTGGCTTGTTATAGAG TTTATTGTGCTTGCTTACTAGCAAGTCATGGAATTCCTTTTGGCTTTGAAACAGGCAGCAATCCTTTGTTTTTTACCAATGTTTGTGACTTGACAGCCTTAAAAGATGAACACAAGTACATTGCAT GTActacagaaaaaatatttgaacaCAAACTGGAAGTGTATGATGTTTATGTGGATAATCAAAACATCAAATGCAAGCCACACTTAAGTTGGATCGCACATTTTAATAATGCTGACAGAGATCGACTAGATGAACTAGAATCCTTTAG GAAACAGGAGCTGTACATGGGTGGGTATGTCACTGACGATGAAAAGATGTATACAAA GTTCTTTGTTAATTTGAACAACACAATTTTTCAAACACTCTTTGAGGTAGCTTCTACAGAGGATAGATGTTTAACAGCGGAACATATCAGAAGTATAGGACTTGACCCAAAGGCTGATCTGAGATTTTTGCTGGACTTGGTGGATCTTTATGGAATTAATGTTTTCATCCCGGAACCAAAATGTTGTCCCTTTTATCCTTAG